The sequence CAGCATGCTCCTCTTCTTTTCCAGAGCACAGAGAACTAGAAATATCAATATGCCCATGATGACAACTTGGTCATGTCCAGTTGTACCACTGAGAATAGTGGACCAGTGTGGAAACACAAATGGCTCTCTGGCATGTCCAGTTGCAGTCTTTTGTGCCTTCTAATGGTGTTTTAATGACTGGTAAACAGGTATCAAATGCATACAAGGTTATGAATATATACACTAACAAAAACAAGAAGACCCATTTTCACTATTGATTTACCCATTTGAATAACAGGAAATTATACTTCATTTATACAGTCATCCTCCTGGATAAGCATAAACCTTACTTCAGTCCTTTCCAAGTTAATGAATGTATTTcttgtttttaaactacaaatACATAAGTTGTCATATATTTAGAACCACTTCACACAACCTTCTTTTCTTCATGGTAAACATAAGCAATCAAATCGCTTACATGATCGTATTAGAATGCTGACAATTGGTGCTTCTATACAGTAGATTATTACCTTGTTCACATTACACCATGATTACTATAATTTTATAATGAATTGATCAGTCTGACAGCACTCAGTTTAGCCTATGTCTtgaagggatttaaaaaaaaaaaaaaaaaaaaaggcccacAAAAGAAAAGATCTGGTATCTCAGCAATGCTGTACTAGAGCATAGTTATGTGAGAAATTCTGTTTAGGTTAATCAAGCTGGAAGATGTTTGCAGTTGTGCCTGGTCTTTCTAGTGCCATCATCAGTTAGCCTTTGATTTTGAATACGCGATAATGCAACAGTTTTTTCTAAATCCAATTCTGCATAAGGTTTGCATCGTAGACTTGTAGCCCCTTGAAAGAAAGGGTCAGGGCTTACAGGTGTCTGTGGATTGTCTGAGTCACAGCTACTCTCAACATCAATATAGTTTAGCTTTGTCATTTCATGGGGATGTGATGTAATATCAAAGTTGAAATATGTAGCTGTGCAGTTCTCACTGTTTTGACCCAAAGAAAGTCTGTTCAGATAAGAAGAACGGAATATGTTTATTTCAGTTGCTGAAGACACCTTAAGTTCCAAACTGTGCTTTTCTTCAGACACTGAAGGACTTGATGGCCGGCTCTCCGAGCCTACTGCAGACAGTGTTGAAACACAATTTGTAGTCTGAGAGTCAGAGCTACTGACATCCGAAATTATACTTCTTGACCCCTCACTATGAAGTGCACTGATATTCTCATAACCCATTCTTCTTATACAAGAGGACAACTTGTGCTCATCAACATCGTAGTCTATGCACTCTAGGTGCCCAGTTTCTCTTTCCATTTGGTTTTTAAGTGCAAATAATGGTTTTTGATAGTTTCTGGGCTCTGGATACTC is a genomic window of Pelobates fuscus isolate aPelFus1 chromosome 8, aPelFus1.pri, whole genome shotgun sequence containing:
- the LOC134570858 gene encoding fibroblast growth factor receptor substrate 2-like gives rise to the protein MGLCLGSKIKFCDTDNAEKRFKVINVNDDGKKICPGVMELTDTSLDFHLEKGGFVKWPFVSLLKYGYDSNLFSFVCGKRCQTGEGIFGFSCSRAEELFHMLKSSMQKNRISIISDTDWESHTYDEHGLPYRYKSCTFYPSSSPVIPISKRPEPVGSERPHDFDGISTHTSEQFYTPTSSKGDRGRHRYPKTLDRNTLDTGISQTSSTHSYYEVPMEYPEPRNYQKPLFALKNQMERETGHLECIDYDVDEHKLSSCIRRMGYENISALHSEGSRSIISDVSSSDSQTTNCVSTLSAVGSESRPSSPSVSEEKHSLELKVSSATEINIFRSSYLNRLSLGQNSENCTATYFNFDITSHPHEMTKLNYIDVESSCDSDNPQTPVSPDPFFQGATSLRCKPYAELDLEKTVALSRIQNQRLTDDGTRKTRHNCKHLPA